The DNA segment GCCAGAGCCAGACACATGGTGAGAGCTCCCATCCTAGGACACACGGCATCTTTGTTCCCCAGCTTACCTGCCACCCACTTTTACAGAATGCCTCTGACTGGGGAAGATAGATGAACACTCATTCATTCCACAGTTTACTTCCCGGCCAATAAGTGAAATAATGTAGGTCTTTATGCTCTTCAGATCTTGAGGAGTTGCTGCATTTGTTGTAAGGAATGGCATCTGTAAAGGAGGCAAAGCAGCTTTCAGTCCCAAAAGCTGGGGAATCAGGAGGCCAAGGGGAGACATGGGGCATAGCGGAACTGCCTCTTGGCCCAGAGCTGCTCCTGGTAGGACAGAGTGGTCCTGCTCAGGGAAGGAGATGCCGTTGTTTGGGGTGGGCAGAGATAGTCCAGCAAATTAGTGACTGTGTAAAATCTCAAGGAAAAGGCAGGACTACAAAACAATACATTCTACTTCTGCCCAGGCAGTTGATATTAATGCAGTGCATTGACATGTCCAGGGTTCCTTGTTCTGCTCCTCCTTACCTGCATGTCCTGATAACCAAGATAAAGAGGTACAAGCTGAAGAGATTTGACAGTCTGGTTTTGTTCCAGCATGCTTTAGATATCATACACAGAATAGTTAACGAACATACAAATGCCCTCTCATTACATGTAGTGTGCACCCCTCCACCTTGAAATAAGCTCCTGGATGGCAGGAATGCTGGTCCCACTCCCATTTCAGAGGTAGCCCAGGCATAAGAAAGCAGCAGTTCAGCTCACCTCCTGCATGCCTCAACTGGCTCATGGAGAATCTCCCCTGGGGGTTTGCAGATGGAATGCCTGCAGCTGCTTCCAAATCACCGTGCAGCCACTTTTGTTCCTTCTCACCATTTCCCACCAGTCCAGTGCCTGCTTTCTGCTTCAGCAAGCCAGAGGTACCACAAACATGCTGCTTTCCAGCTTCACTGGTCACCCTCTGAGCCAAAAAGGATCCCTCCAGAAAAGCCCACATCCGAGCTGCCCATAGCATCGCCAGCCTCACAGCCACCAGCCCTGGGACCTGCTCACAAAAAGTTTCCTGCAGCTGAGCAAGCTGTGTCGTCCCAACCTGGAGATGGAAGCTGAGCACATGACAAAGGGAGTCCTTGCAACCCAGCAGGGAGAGCTGTGGAGAGAGAGCCCGTGCCACTAAGTAGAACTCTGAAATGATTGTACTGTCATTACTAGTATGGGTTGGAAGCACCTGTATAAAATGGAGACACAGGAAGTCTGGAACCAGACAGAGCTGAGTGTTTGAAAGATTCAGGTCCCTGCTGCTGCTCTAATTTCTCAGTGACTGTTCAGCTGAGAGGCCTTTTCAGCATGCTATAAGATACAGGAATGATAACATACATGTGTATATGCAATACAGTATAGAAAATGTACGTTATCAGTTCTTTAGAGATTCCTACAAGGGTCCAAAACTTAATGCAGTAATATTGGTGGGGACTGATAATTCTGACTGATCTCTCTACCAATCATTCACCCTCTTGCTTCAAGCAAGGGGTTGCACCAGAGTCTTGTGGAGGTCCCTTCCCACTGATGGGAATCTGTGTTTCTATAACATCTTCCCCACAACTCATTCCCTCTGTCCTTCTCACGGACATAAGAATCAGGACACAATCATGCCTGCTTTGGGTTTGCTCCGTTATGGCCATTTCTTTCAAGATAATTATTTTGGTTTACTTTTACTGTGCACCAAGAGATACTGCAGGCAGGATGCAGATAACTGATGTGTACTCAGAAATTATTCCTTGGCTATTGCACTCACCAAATAGCAAAAAGCAATGAGGATAAGCATTGATATGCCCACTGCCCCAGTAAGACAAGCAAAGTCTTTGTTAGTCAGATGGAGAAAAGTCAGCTCCCAGCTCTCGTGGAGACAAAGATTCCCATTTTCTTCACCTTTTTCTCATAATATTTTAGAGCTCTTCAAGCCAGTGGTTTTTCTCCGGCATCCTCAAGCAGTTAATTGTTAGCATCTCAAAAAACTTAACCCCCTAACtacaggactttgcatttcccatggttgaatttcattaggttcccctcagcccatttctccagcgtgccagggtccctctggatggcagcaggcCAAGGTGAACAGCAGCAAAATTCGTCCAGTGTATTAACTAATCCTTCCAGCTGTGTATCATCTGCAAAATTGCTGTGGCTGCACCCTGTCTGATCATGcagatcattaatgaaaatgttaaatagTACTGGCCTCCGTATGGGGTGCACCACTGCTGGCTGCTGACTGGCCTGCGGTTGAGCTTCATGCCACTGATCACGTTGTGAGCTTGACCATTCAGCTGGTTTGCAGTCCAGTGTCTGATGGTCTAGCCTGCACTTCATCAGTTCATCAGTGGTTATGGGAAACAGTCCTGAAACCCTTCTCAACAGCCTGATAAACAGTATCCACCTCACTCATCTCATCCACCAGAGCAGTCACCTCCTTGCAGAAGGCTATCAGTTGCATGAGGCATGATTTCTCCCTTTGTAAATCCATACTGGTTGCTTCCTAAACATAAGAGGAGCATACATGTGCTAATATATAACAACTGCATATATCAGCTGGCAGCCACCCACAGTGTGGGAGGGATTTGGTGTTCATTCATGGCCTGGGGAAAGAGACATTGCTTCATGTCTCATGGGCACTGATGCCTGCAGCCGATTCTTCCAGCCTGGGCTCCATGCCCAGTCACTTGCCCAGCGGGTGAGCCACGCAGCTGTGAGGACTGGCTGATTGAACTTCAAAGGCATGAATGAACATTAACTATGTAGCTCTGACAAATATGCAGAACTTCATGCTTTATGCCTAATGCTGATAACTAAATAAAAGAATCAGTGAAGTGAATCTGATTACAGCAAACAGAGATTAACAGAGAGTAATAAAAACGCGATAAGCACTTAGTTTATTGACAAATGGTGTTAGAGAAATGAAGGCTTTTGAGATGGGGTGCTCAAATTCTGAAATGCAGTTAATAAATACATACTATTGGCAAGAAAGGAAGTTATTTATTGGCAATCATGCATTAAGCACTAACATCTGACAATTAGTGATTTTCAATTAATTAACAGAAAAATGATCTGATGCTAATGCTGCTTACTGAACGGTGACCTTCTATTGGAACAGTGTGGAAAAGAGGAGGCATATTTTTTATCCTCAGAGTCTCTAGGTTTGCATCTAGGTCTGTACTAGATGCAAACTTCCCTTCAGAAGATCCCAGATGGATAATAACAGCAGAAACTGTGTTCTCTAGACTCCGTTTTGCTTTATCTTAGCACCGCCCCAGATGCAGCTGCAGCACACCATGGAAGTGCATATCCACATAGTAAGTGAACTCTTTGGGCATGATGTGCATCCTGCTGTTGGGAAGCACATTGTCATAGTaatgatggggcagggaatgGCCATCAGGATGCAAAGAGAAGGGCCAGAATCCATAGAGTGTAATGCGCTGGCACAACTCCAGAGCAGCATTCACCAGCATGAAACCTGAGGAGAGGCGAGGCGTATGAAAACCATGGTCATGCCAGTACTTGCTTAGACCACTCAGGTACTGAGGGTGGAAGAAGAAGATATGTGACTGGGAGGCAGAGTCCTGTAGGGCATAGAGGGCTCGATAAGAAGCCTCACTGTTACCAGGGTAGGAGAAAGCTGGGATGAGGAACCAAGTCTTTCCATAGGAAGCTGCTGCCTTCACAAATGGCAGGCGTCGACCATTCAGACCATGAAACCTGTGAGGCAAGAGATGTGGGACCATCACCCTCTGCCAACCCCATCCTCATTCCCTCCTGCCATTCTTGTGCTACTCTGCCCTGCAGCAGTGAAATACCAGTCCTACTCTTCACCtctcttttccccttctctgcATTTTGTGGGTGATCTGAATTCAAGATTCTCAGGTGCAGCTAACACAGACCAGAGAAGCTGCTTGAAAATATCCAGGAGGTTTTCTAGTAACTAGTTGGCTAAAAGGCTACGAAGATGTCTTCAAATTTAAAACTTTGGTGGCCTCACAGCTCACAATTCATGGAGAATTATGCGTCATAATGGTGGAGCAGAGGACTATCAAAGAATGCCACCTGCCTTTAAAGGTCTACTACATAGATATCTACATCTGAGCTAATTGTCTAAATGTACTTTCTAGTCAGTGGAGGGAAACAAGCACAGCTAGATCGCAACTGACCtgtcttattttaattttagatgtTTGCTGTAGGACAAGGAGTGCCTATTTTCTCCACTGAACATAAAGAGCATTTATGCCACTAGGATCAGGATGCTATTAAATAGTTCCCATCAGAGCTCCTCCTGACAGCAGCGGTACAGAATACAGCTGAGCCCCTTTGCCTGTCTTGATGTCACCCTTGAGAGGATCAGCTCACTGGAAAGACTGGAAATGCCATTAATCTCTAGCGGTAAGCTAAACTAATCAGCAGTAACCAAGTCTTGAGCAAAGTCTACCCCAAACAACTCCAAGACTTGAAGTATCCCCCTGTATACCTCTGCACATAGGGGAGGATCTCATGGCAGTAGATGCCAATAGCTTTTTTTTGTACAGGCCTTGTGTGGTAGGCAAGGCCTGTCTGTTTTCTGGGACCCAGAGCAGAAGCAAAAGAGATTGCTTTTTCAAGAACACACAGTTAGGAGTCGCCTCCTCCATTTTTTATTACCACACCTATTTACCTTTTATGAAGGATACTAGGATTCACAGTGACAATGCTTGATTTTCTTCCCACATCCTCAGGAAAGTCCACAGAAGGCAAGTTAAACCTGATTGAGGTGATAAGCAAAGGCAGTCTATGAGAAATAATGCTCCATGATATCCTGAGAGCTTACCCATTCCTCTGTGATGTTACCCAGGTCAGGTACACCCCACCATTTCCCAAGCTCCTCAACGTCACCCATGCTCAGAACATTTCCTCTTTCTCCATTTTCTCTGCCCTCACCCTATTCCCATGAACACCACCTCCTCCCGCTGGTCTCCTGCGTCACTCCTGGGCAGTCTGTCAGCAATTACCTGATTACAAACTCGTGCCCATCAATTTTAGAGCCACAGCTACTGTTCCTGAGGATTCCTCCATTTCCCACTACAGCACAGGTTTTGTAGGGAGACTCTTGAAAGGGGGATTTCTATAATAAAACACATGTAGAAATTCACTCATTATTACAGAATTACAGTAAAGACCTACTCCAAATCCTCCAACCTGATACATTTCAGGGTATATGAGAGAAAAGCGTGCAGATTGTGAGTTGTATTCCTCATCAAAGAGAACTTCTACCTCTGGCAAGATCTCCAGCAATCCACTGCTGACTTTCAATCGCTTTGAGGGATAGCCATCATAGACAACCTCAGACCCCAGTGGTGTGTTGTCTTGTGTCACAGCCAGCCAGGCTGAGGCATTGCAGCAGCGCCCAAGCTCTGCCCTATGAGGAGGAAGAGTAGAAGACAGTGAGCAGAGGTCTGGGGGCGGGATGAAGTGGGACTGAAACAGGATAAAAGAGGAGAGAGGGATGAGAATGAGAAGAGAGGGCATCACCTGTACTGGGCCAAAGCAGTAGTGTTGAACTTCCAGTGGCAGTTCTGCATTAACTTCACGTGTCTCAGCCTCCAGCCCTCAGTCACCCTAGGGCAGAAAGAGCTTGTAAGCAACTTGAATGCTCTCACAAAGACTTATTGCAAACAAATGATTCTCTGTTGCATCTCTTCCCACTCCCTGGACCTTCACTGAGGCCACCAGGTGACCTAGTTTAGCCAGTTGCCTGTCTGCCACTGCCTAGCACACTTGTGGCCATGGCTCTCACTTCTGAGGTTGTGTTAGATTGCTCAGCAGTCTTTGACACGCTTCTGCTTCTGGAACCTCAATGTCaggcctgaaaaaaacaaaaacaaaggctTAAACTGAGCCAGAATAACATCCTCACACAGCTTTCTGCCATCATTCTGCCCCAACAATCCCATATATGCAGTGTCTCCCCTTGGCCATACCATGGCCCTGCCTGCAACCTCTCCCACCCTGCAATATCCATCTGAAACTAGCACCACTGCATCTGTTCCCTACACCATCTTCACTCCTACCCTATTTATTCCTCCCATGGAGGCCTCTGGGAGCGACCCTCTGTGTTCCTACCTCCTTCCAGGACTGAAGGGACACAGTTCCTCCACCCCGTCCCTCACTCACCTATCATTCAACACCAGAAAGTACATATAGACAAGTGAGACTGCAGCTACAGGTAGCAATGTGAGCCATAGCTTGTGCATCTTCAGCAGTCCTTGCCTCACATACTCCTCCTTGATGATGCTGTTTGGCATTTTGGAGAACACCTGAGAGCAGAAGAAATGAGGAAAGTCCACATGTGAGCTAGTCTGTGCGAATACCCAGCCCAGGGCTTCTCTGGCACTGGCCCTCATTAAAAGTTTGCATTAactccctggaaaaaaaaaaaaatcctatacaaGGGATAGTAGGAAACTCATTTCTCTTGGGCTATGCTGAAGCATTCCATGGGGTTGTCAGTGGATCCCACTGGACCCTATTGGAAGGCACCATGGACCAATACCAATCTGTACTATTCCCTCTCCTCTGAAGCTATTCCAGGGCAATGATTCCACTGGTATTCTTCCATGTCCTTGGCTCCACTCCCTGACACTTTCTCCATCTCATCTCTCTAGCAGTTAGCTGAAATTTCCTGCACACAAGTTGCCTCATTTATGTTGGAAAGATGGAAGGTTTTCACCTCATTTGCTTTACTCCCCTGCACATCAGGGGCCATGACCAGCACCAGTGATGCTTAAGTCATGAGCACAGAACTGCAGCGCACCCTGCTCATGTCAGCTGCGAGACTTTGCTCTGGAATGCTGTGACCTGTGTTGAACCTGTTTGCATGCAGTCACCTCAGTCATGTCAGCTCTATATCAAAACAGATGTGACACCAGATCAGCATGTTTCTTCAGAGGCACACCTTTATCTGGGGTTGATAAGAGAAGTTTTTCAGAATTTTCTAGGGCACACCACTGTTTGCTCACATCACCACTTTCCCATGCTTGGCTGAGCATTAATTGTTCTGTCTCTCTCCAAACACTGGCATGATCAGAAGGTGCAgcagagaaggaaaggaagaaacagaGCTTTGTTGTCATTCCTTTCGGAGTTTTGCCTCCGAGTTTGCTATTTTTCATCTCTGTTGATTCAGATTGGACATGAGGAACAAATATTTTATGCTGAAGGTGATGAGAATCTGTAACAGGTTGCCCATCACTGGaagcattcaaggtcaggttggatggggctttgagctgCCTGATctatgtccctgcccatggctggaactagatggtctttggtggtcccttccaacccagactgttctatgattgtatgaatctttgattgtatgattctatggttctatgaaggTAGAAGCTTTAGATTTATCAGGACTGTGATGCGATCATCAGTGGCCTGTTCACAGGGAAAACAAAAGCTGTTTGTTACCATTATTGCTCAACTATAGACTTTATCTCCCAAAGCTGGAGCCAGACCAATCCAGCCCTggacaaaatacaaacaaaacatttGTATTCCTATCAATCAACAAGTGCACTTGTTGGGTAGGGGGTTACTGAACTACTCAtgttcaggtttttgttttgtttgttttgttttgttgtttgtttggttttggtttggtttggtttgggttttctgtttgtttgtttgtttagttttgttttgtttttttttttctttacctgagTAACAGATCTTTTCAAATGAGAGTAGTATTCTCTTTAAGGCCCTTGGTCTGCATAAACATATTGTCATCTCTTCAAAGTGACAGCTGCTGAAACCTAATTCAAGCAGTGCACAAAGGCTTAGCACTAATTATATAACAACAGACTAGAGAACTGAAATTCATGGTTCAGTTTCCCACTCCAAAACCACAAGGTTAAAACAGCGTTTTCAATAGAGTGAAAAGATATGGACTCTAAACCCGAGAAAGCTAAAGTTCACATACCTTTTAAGCCAAAAAGTCTGTGAGGCACATCTGTTTGATCCCGAAGCAGGCTCCAAATACACTCATACCTGTGCCGATAGAGTTTTGCTGCAGCTCAACCTTCAAACAATCTGGAACTGCCCTCTCATGGGGAGGAGATCTGATGATTTCCTTCTGGTGGAATGATTCACTCGTCTCTTAAGAATCACCTGTGAACTGTGGTAAGTCCTCCTGACAGTCAGTGCTTGGTGCAATTATGTCCAGATCAAAAGCCTTTCTTCGCCTGATTTTTGTACATTGTGCGTACTGTTGTACATAGAAGGTGTCTTGTCCAGCTGTTGGGAGTGTTTTGCAAACAGCTGCTGCACAAGACAACACGCACGCAGGAAGACGAGAGTCCTGAGTGTATAGCCAAGACCTCAGaatcctgctgcagagctgggaggggagcTATCTGCTGGACTTAGCACAGAGGCTGACTGGAGTAAACCATGCCTGGATCTACGATTCCCAGAACTTCTTAACAGCCTGTGGAAACTGGAATATCCCTACAGAATCAAGCTCCACCAAGTGATCAAGCCCTTGCACTTACAAAGGCTTCCTTGCTGCTCCTTCCTGTGACTGACACTATCAAACAAAAAGCCCAGCAAAATGGGTGGGATTCACAGAAGGCTTTCTGCATCAGCCAGCTGAACCTCCTCAGCCATGTATCTCCCAGTGTATTGAGACAACAGCTTCTGGAGCTGTGATCACCTGGGCAGCTGTTAGGGCACTGTGGGTACAGTGACCTTGTGTTCTAATCCATGCAGGCATCTGCACACTTCTGCGTGTTTCCTTCCTACAGAAGCTCATGGTCTTCAACAAATTGGATCCGAACTTGTCAGGAAGAAATCATGTGCTCATCAATGTGTGGGAGAGTTGTGCTTTAAACACCTTTTGGAAAATCCTAGGCATGTGGGATTCAAGCCACATATCTCAGGGCCTGGTCGTGGTGATCTCAGGTCATGGTATTGCTGCTGAGAGCAACCATAACCACTCTGTCACACTTCAGGGTTGGTGCTTACCATGAATATGTCTTTAGAAGAGACATCCCTTACTTCTTGGGCCTGAAGCTGACCTATGCCTGACAAGGCAAACAAGGACCCTGGAACTTATGCTGTCAGGTGGGGCTTGGGTAGAGTGGAGACAGACGATCCCACAAATATGCCAACAGCCATGGTCTGGTGGCACTGTCACACTAAAGTCCATTTGAGTATGGAAAAGGGCAACCTTCTCTGGGAAGTGCCCCAGGATGCCATGATGGGAGTTGGTGAGAGACAGCTCTTTGGGAAGCTGTTCcttcaggaggaggaagagagcttTGCCACAGTGGAGGATGACCCTCTCAGTCTGGAGGACTGAAGAAAACCACCATCAAGAAAACAGACAGTATGGGA comes from the Patagioenas fasciata isolate bPatFas1 chromosome 12, bPatFas1.hap1, whole genome shotgun sequence genome and includes:
- the LOC136113544 gene encoding alpha-2,8-sialyltransferase 8E-like, whose amino-acid sequence is MPNSIIKEEYVRQGLLKMHKLWLTLLPVAAVSLVYMYFLVLNDRPDIEVPEAEACQRLLSNLTQPQKVTEGWRLRHVKLMQNCHWKFNTTALAQYRAELGRCCNASAWLAVTQDNTPLGSEVVYDGYPSKRLKVSSGLLEILPEKSPFQESPYKTCAVVGNGGILRNSSCGSKIDGHEFVIRFNLPSVDFPEDVGRKSSIVTVNPSILHKRFHGLNGRRLPFVKAAASYGKTWFLIPAFSYPGNSEASYRALYALQDSASQSHIFFFHPQYLSGLSKYWHDHGFHTPRLSSGFMLVNAALELCQRITLYGFWPFSLHPDGHSLPHHYYDNVLPNSRMHIMPKEFTYYVDMHFHGVLQLHLGRC